From one Triticum aestivum cultivar Chinese Spring chromosome 4B, IWGSC CS RefSeq v2.1, whole genome shotgun sequence genomic stretch:
- the LOC123090673 gene encoding uncharacterized protein — MSAALGVEGWPEAAARRAVLQEASRRVTASPAGGRVAVRIDPQPPSLLVAMVPCFHAWKAIDSKDAQWDLVTPRYQQQSAPTKLNYLLHIQKKASPVDNQGTMTGSSSLRCKHL; from the exons ATGAGTGCGGCACTGGGGGTGGAAGGTTGGCCGGAGGCAGCAGCGAGGCGAGCTGTGCTGCAGGAGGCTTCGCGGCGGGTGACGGCTTCGCCCGCCGGCGGCCGTGTCGCAGTCCGCATCGATCCCCAGCCCCCTTCGTTGCTCGTGGCGATGGTCCCCTGCTTCCACGCCTG GAAGGCCATCGACTC AAAGGATGCTCAATGGGACTTGGTCACGCCGAGATATCAGCAGCAATCGGCACCGACAAAGCTCAATTATCTATTGCATATTCAGAAGAAAGCATCTCCTGTCGACAATCAAGGCACTATGACAG GTAGCTCAAGCCTAAGATGCAAACATCTCTAG